atttacccagccttccgctgtgctatatatTTGTGTatgttgacaatgatgatatcaactacgtcacgatattccccaccgggcccaccggtaatacgtggaattattggggtgtgacaggttggtatcagagccaacattgagcgaattaaacactaaccttttgtgtttaatctcaatgacacaataagcacattccttagactctcgAGTCTAGGCAAAAGACCTAGGGTGCATCCTTATCTTTCCTTTGTTAttattctgttttgttttattttgtgtTCTTGTTTCAACAGGAAGCTTACCATCATGCCTCCAAGACTAAGAGGACGTGGCAAGGGTCCCATGCGTGGAGGACCGTCATCTGCGGGACCATCTCACAGACGCACTCCATCGGCGTCTTTTTCCACCTCCGACTCCCGCGATGTGTGGGGTCAACCCTTCGAGCCGGCAAGACACTCAGTCTCGCTCAGCTCTTCGCCATCTTTTCATCCGTCTTTCGGACCATTTGCTCCAAATGAGCCCGAACACTCTCACCATTCGGACCAATCTCACCATTCGCATGAATCATACCCACTGCATAACTCTTTGCAATCTCATTCATTTCATCATTCTGAATCCCCCTACTCTCCAAGACAATTCAACCCAGCCGACTATGTGAACGACTTCCTTAGCTATAACCCATTGGGCCCTGAGGACCATTTCTCTCAGGAAATGGAGATGGATGATGACCCCGACCCGGAGATGCAAACAGGAACCCCGGGCCACCCTATCAGCATATCTAGTGGGTCTCCGTTTCAGGGATCTCCTTATCGTGGACCCGACTCCTTCCAAGAGAGGATGGCTACCTATGACTGGTTCTTTACTCCATCTTATCATAGCTCTCCGGCTCAACCACCTTTGGAAGATCCTCAACTTCAAGCCGTCTCACCACCACCATTCCCGATAGAGGATCCACCGCAGCAGCCACCGCAACCACCTCCCGAGCCTCCGAGGCGAAGGAGGAACGCTCGCATGTCCGTTAGAGGAGGACCCCGTTTTAGTTCTCCTCGAGGGTCGAGTTCCTATCCCCCTATTCCAGAGGACCCTCAGATGGGCGGGCCCTCAAATGCGGCACCGGAGGCTGATCCTCCGCAAGCTTCTTATGCACCACCTATGCCGCCTGTGGGATTTGATAACCCAATTCCGACGTACCCAGGTTCTTCCGGGTACAATCCTTATGGAGACCCGTCGGGATATCCATTGGGCTATGGAACTCATGACCCATATCTTACGGCTGCGCAGTATCACCACCTTTATCCTTCTACTTACCCTCCTATGCCTCCAACTAACTACCCAATTCAGGGTTATCAGTATCCTCCGTATCAGCCACCTCCTTCCCAGCAACTGCAGCAACAAAATCAGGAAATCTTGGAAAGGTTGGATAAGGTTGAGCAGAAGACCAAGAAGAACAAGGAGAGGCATATTAGCTTCATGAAAGGCCTCGCCAACCTTATCAAGGGGAAGAAGAAATAGAGggttgttttgtttcttgtttattgtaatattgtccctgcgtggacatttgtttgatttctgtatcaagtccctgcgtggacttattttcATTCTTGTATACCCCTGCGCGGGTAGTCTGTCTTTTcttaagtcccgtttagggcggttGTATTCGT
Above is a window of Helianthus annuus cultivar XRQ/B chromosome 14, HanXRQr2.0-SUNRISE, whole genome shotgun sequence DNA encoding:
- the LOC110907093 gene encoding leucine-rich repeat extensin-like protein 5 translates to MPPRLRGRGKGPMRGGPSSAGPSHRRTPSASFSTSDSRDVWGQPFEPARHSVSLSSSPSFHPSFGPFAPNEPEHSHHSDQSHHSHESYPLHNSLQSHSFHHSESPYSPRQFNPADYVNDFLSYNPLGPEDHFSQEMEMDDDPDPEMQTGTPGHPISISSGSPFQGSPYRGPDSFQERMATYDWFFTPSYHSSPAQPPLEDPQLQAVSPPPFPIEDPPQQPPQPPPEPPRRRRNARMSVRGGPRFSSPRGSSSYPPIPEDPQMGGPSNAAPEADPPQASYAPPMPPVGFDNPIPTYPGSSGYNPYGDPSGYPLGYGTHDPYLTAAQYHHLYPSTYPPMPPTNYPIQGYQYPPYQPPPSQQLQQQNQEILERLDKVEQKTKKNKERHISFMKGLANLIKGKKK